The following proteins are co-located in the Echinicola sp. 20G genome:
- a CDS encoding sulfatase-like hydrolase/transferase, with translation MTKLNKLVAAALMLLLAGPKVSMSQEQKQPNIIFILTDDLGYGDLGAFFQNARKDKGDRSEPWILTPELDRMAAEGAMLTNHYTAAPVCAPSRASILMGVNQGHAHVRDNQFDKYLGDNYTVAEVLKSVGYETVAIGKWGLQGGGEGPDWPSHPLKKGFDHYFGYIRHRDGHEHYPVEGVYRGAKEVYEDYKIVQGLDKCYTGDLFTAKAKKYIVDHQERKGDQPFFMFLAYDTPHAVLELPTQDYPAGGGLKGGMQWTGTPGNMINTASGEVDSFIYPEFASATYDDDKNEATPEKPWPDTYKRYATVNRRIDDQVGDLLQLLKDLAIDENTLVVFTSDNGPSRESYLPKEYVDYTPEFFNNFAEFDGIKRDVYEGGLRTATIVHWPGSIKENTVVDEPSISYDWLPTFADAAGTAAPVRSDGVSLLPSLTGKGKQKESQVYVEYFQNGNVPRYAEFTEEHQGKKRGQMQMIRKGNMVGVRYNIADQADDFEIYDVTADPQQAQNIAASQSAMQAEFKQMVLRRRIANPEAKRPYDEALVPALEVMKVRSGLLLNTYKVNTDYIPQVVGKAKASEKVVSISDSELSDKGNLAVFEGYIEVPESGEYRFSTSKTEQKVYMRIHDIGVLDGNYHNQDQPEGKVFLEKGLHPIKFYYLNKKGKNSASVKLNWSIANQSDQEVPNSAFFR, from the coding sequence ATGACTAAACTGAATAAGCTAGTTGCTGCGGCATTGATGCTTTTATTGGCTGGGCCTAAAGTATCTATGTCACAGGAGCAAAAGCAACCCAATATCATTTTTATTCTTACGGATGATCTTGGATATGGAGATCTTGGTGCTTTTTTTCAAAATGCCAGAAAGGATAAGGGGGATAGAAGCGAACCGTGGATATTAACCCCTGAGTTGGACAGAATGGCTGCAGAAGGAGCGATGCTGACCAATCACTATACTGCTGCCCCAGTGTGTGCGCCATCCAGGGCCTCTATCTTAATGGGCGTAAACCAAGGTCATGCCCATGTACGCGACAATCAATTTGATAAGTATTTGGGAGATAATTACACCGTAGCTGAGGTGCTGAAGTCGGTTGGTTATGAAACTGTTGCAATTGGTAAGTGGGGGCTTCAGGGTGGGGGAGAAGGTCCTGATTGGCCATCGCACCCACTGAAAAAAGGCTTTGATCATTATTTTGGATATATCAGACATCGAGACGGGCATGAGCATTATCCTGTAGAGGGAGTGTATAGAGGTGCCAAGGAGGTCTATGAAGATTATAAAATCGTCCAAGGCTTGGATAAATGTTATACAGGAGACTTGTTTACTGCTAAGGCTAAAAAATACATTGTTGACCACCAAGAGCGCAAAGGTGACCAACCGTTTTTTATGTTCCTGGCTTATGACACACCCCATGCTGTACTTGAATTGCCTACTCAGGATTATCCAGCAGGTGGTGGCCTTAAAGGTGGCATGCAATGGACAGGAACTCCAGGAAACATGATCAACACGGCATCAGGAGAAGTGGATTCCTTTATTTATCCAGAGTTTGCTTCGGCTACTTATGATGATGATAAAAATGAGGCGACTCCAGAAAAGCCTTGGCCGGATACTTATAAGCGATATGCTACAGTCAATAGAAGGATAGATGATCAAGTAGGGGATTTGTTACAATTATTGAAGGATCTGGCCATTGATGAAAACACATTAGTGGTATTTACCTCAGACAATGGCCCTTCTAGGGAATCGTACCTTCCAAAGGAGTATGTGGATTATACTCCTGAATTCTTCAATAATTTTGCAGAGTTTGATGGAATAAAAAGAGATGTTTATGAAGGAGGACTTCGTACGGCCACAATCGTTCATTGGCCTGGAAGTATCAAAGAAAATACGGTGGTAGATGAACCTAGCATTTCTTATGATTGGTTGCCTACTTTTGCGGATGCCGCAGGTACAGCAGCACCGGTGAGATCAGATGGGGTTTCTTTATTACCTTCCTTGACAGGAAAAGGGAAACAGAAAGAGAGCCAAGTGTATGTGGAATATTTTCAAAATGGGAATGTACCACGATATGCTGAATTTACCGAAGAACACCAAGGTAAGAAGCGGGGACAGATGCAGATGATCAGAAAAGGCAATATGGTAGGTGTCCGATACAATATTGCTGATCAAGCGGATGATTTTGAAATTTATGACGTGACCGCTGACCCTCAGCAAGCACAAAATATAGCAGCTTCTCAAAGCGCAATGCAAGCTGAATTTAAGCAAATGGTACTAAGGAGAAGAATAGCTAACCCGGAGGCCAAGAGACCTTATGATGAAGCTTTGGTGCCAGCTTTGGAGGTAATGAAAGTAAGGTCAGGCTTATTGCTAAATACTTACAAGGTGAATACAGATTACATCCCACAAGTGGTAGGAAAGGCAAAAGCCAGTGAAAAAGTGGTTTCTATTTCTGATTCAGAATTGTCTGACAAAGGTAATCTGGCCGTTTTTGAAGGGTACATAGAAGTGCCAGAAAGTGGAGAATATAGATTTTCTACCAGTAAAACTGAACAAAAAGTTTACATGAGAATTCATGACATTGGTGTATTGGATGGAAATTACCACAATCAAGACCAACCTGAAGGAAAAGTATTTTTGGAAAAAGGGCTGCACCCAATTAAGTTTTATTACTTAAATAAGAAAGGCAAAAATTCCGCTTCAGTCAAACTAAACTGGAGCATAGCCAATCAAAGTGATCAGGAGGTACCTAATAGTGCTTTCTTTAGGTAA
- a CDS encoding 3'-5' exonuclease, with the protein MNLNLKSPVAFFDLEATGINISTDRIVEISIIKVHPNGKEEIRTEKVNPTIPIPKEVSLIHGIYDEDIKDAPTFKDIAKEMHQFLEGADLAGFNVLKFDIPLLVEEFLRAGIDFDIEKRNLLDAQKIFHMMEKRNLSAAYKFYCGKTLENAHSAEADTIATYEVFKAQVERYENEEAIDLQGNKLGIIQNDMKKIHALINEKMVDLAGRFIFNDEGVECFNFGKHKGKPVEKVLQEEPNYYDWMMKGDFPLDTKRKFTQIKLRNFNNR; encoded by the coding sequence ATGAATTTAAACTTAAAATCACCAGTTGCATTTTTTGATCTTGAGGCCACGGGGATCAATATTTCTACGGATAGGATTGTAGAAATATCCATTATAAAAGTTCATCCAAACGGAAAAGAGGAAATCAGGACTGAAAAGGTAAATCCAACAATCCCAATTCCAAAAGAGGTTTCTTTGATTCATGGCATCTATGACGAAGACATCAAGGACGCTCCAACGTTTAAGGATATCGCAAAAGAAATGCATCAGTTTTTGGAAGGTGCCGATTTGGCTGGTTTTAATGTACTCAAATTTGACATCCCCCTTTTGGTAGAGGAATTTTTAAGAGCAGGAATTGACTTTGACATTGAAAAAAGAAATTTGCTGGATGCTCAGAAAATCTTCCATATGATGGAAAAAAGGAATCTGTCGGCGGCCTATAAATTTTACTGTGGCAAGACCTTAGAAAATGCCCACAGTGCAGAGGCAGACACGATCGCTACTTACGAGGTTTTCAAGGCTCAAGTGGAACGATATGAAAATGAAGAAGCCATAGACCTGCAAGGCAATAAACTTGGCATCATACAAAATGACATGAAAAAAATTCATGCCCTGATCAATGAAAAAATGGTGGATCTAGCCGGAAGGTTCATTTTCAACGATGAAGGTGTGGAATGCTTTAACTTCGGCAAGCACAAAGGCAAACCGGTTGAAAAAGTGCTGCAGGAAGAACCTAATTACTATGACTGGATGATGAAAGGAGATTTCCCTCTAGATACTAAAAGGAAATTCACCCAAATTAAATTAAGAAATTTCAATAACCGATAA
- a CDS encoding EcsC family protein: MLLYEEIAFYEMNAWLRKVKKHPSIFNRMTKGIQHKINDIIPDKIHQAITFAIEKMVKGVLFGSTYINTTIPGEVAFEKREAKIKHKIKWYQRTASVEGAVTGAGGILMGFVDFPAFLAIKMKMLFEVASMYGHDVKDFKERLFILHVFQLAFCSQQKRLEVIKVLENWSSHKSTLPDQGDSFDWRSFQIEYRDYMDLAKLAQLIPVIGAGVGAIANWQLSDHLGKTAMQCYRMRYFEQKGIIE, translated from the coding sequence ATGTTGCTATATGAAGAAATAGCCTTTTATGAAATGAATGCTTGGCTCAGGAAAGTCAAAAAGCATCCATCTATATTTAATCGGATGACGAAAGGCATCCAGCATAAGATTAATGATATAATTCCAGACAAAATCCATCAAGCCATTACTTTTGCCATCGAAAAGATGGTGAAAGGAGTTCTTTTTGGTTCCACCTACATCAACACTACCATTCCAGGAGAAGTGGCTTTTGAAAAACGGGAAGCTAAAATAAAGCATAAAATAAAGTGGTATCAGCGAACGGCTTCAGTGGAAGGAGCGGTGACTGGCGCAGGGGGGATTTTAATGGGCTTTGTGGATTTTCCTGCTTTTTTGGCCATTAAAATGAAAATGCTGTTTGAGGTTGCATCAATGTATGGACATGATGTCAAAGACTTTAAAGAGCGCTTATTTATTCTTCATGTTTTCCAACTGGCATTTTGTAGTCAACAGAAAAGACTGGAAGTGATTAAAGTATTGGAGAATTGGTCAAGCCACAAATCGACTTTGCCGGATCAAGGGGACTCTTTTGATTGGAGGAGTTTTCAGATAGAGTACAGGGATTATATGGATTTGGCCAAATTGGCCCAGCTGATTCCTGTAATTGGTGCGGGTGTAGGAGCGATTGCCAATTGGCAGTTGTCAGACCATTTGGGAAAAACAGCCATGCAATGTTACCGAATGAGGTATTTTGAACAGAAAGGTATTATCGAATAA
- a CDS encoding metallophosphoesterase has protein sequence MVKVGLISDSHSFIDDKTLAHLEDVDEIWHAGDIGSEKVMEVLPKGKKVRAVFGNIDDASIQERFPEELVFEVENARVMMIHIGGKPPRYATGVKKRIKEIRPTIFICGHSHICKVEFDKELNCLYMNPGAIGNHGFHQVKTMLKFELVAGQPKNLRVVELGKRGSLNHP, from the coding sequence ATGGTAAAAGTAGGCTTGATTTCAGATTCCCACAGTTTTATAGATGATAAAACCCTTGCTCATTTGGAGGATGTGGATGAAATATGGCATGCAGGAGATATTGGTTCCGAAAAAGTAATGGAAGTTTTGCCCAAAGGAAAAAAGGTAAGGGCTGTATTTGGTAATATTGATGATGCCAGCATTCAGGAAAGATTTCCTGAAGAATTGGTTTTTGAGGTGGAAAATGCTCGGGTCATGATGATCCATATTGGAGGCAAACCTCCGAGGTATGCTACGGGAGTCAAAAAGAGGATCAAGGAAATCAGGCCGACGATTTTTATTTGTGGCCATTCTCACATCTGCAAGGTAGAGTTTGACAAAGAGTTAAACTGTCTTTATATGAATCCCGGTGCAATTGGCAATCATGGCTTCCATCAAGTAAAAACCATGCTGAAGTTTGAATTGGTAGCAGGCCAACCAAAAAATCTTCGGGTCGTTGAATTAGGTAAAAGGGGAAGTTTAAACCACCCATAA
- a CDS encoding DUF808 domain-containing protein gives MASGFFAILDDIATLMDDVASMTKIATKKTAGILGDDLAVNAEKASGFASSREIPVLWAITKGSLVNKLIILPVAFLLSSFLPSAITIILIVGGIYLAFEGAEKVYHLFVPHHQSKKEAIKETRTKEEILALEKERIKSAIVTDFILSVEIIIIALGAVVGEPLINQIIIVTFIAILATVGVYGIVALIVRMDEAGYKLMARSQKKSGFIFGLGKALVSALPLVIKALGFIGTLALLLVAGGIFTHSIEFLHHFAPSIPAFIKDFVTGLIIGFIALMVYKLIKKIIGK, from the coding sequence ATGGCATCAGGTTTTTTTGCAATTCTAGACGACATCGCCACACTGATGGACGATGTGGCTTCCATGACCAAAATAGCAACTAAAAAAACAGCAGGAATCTTGGGAGATGACTTGGCTGTAAATGCTGAAAAAGCCTCTGGTTTTGCTTCCTCAAGAGAAATTCCGGTTCTTTGGGCCATTACCAAAGGTTCCTTGGTCAATAAGCTCATCATCTTGCCGGTAGCATTTTTACTGAGTTCTTTTTTACCCTCAGCCATCACGATAATCCTGATCGTTGGGGGAATTTATTTGGCCTTTGAAGGAGCGGAAAAAGTTTACCACCTCTTTGTGCCCCATCATCAGTCTAAGAAAGAGGCCATCAAAGAAACCCGTACCAAAGAAGAAATCCTCGCTTTGGAAAAAGAGCGTATTAAGTCAGCCATAGTCACTGATTTTATCCTCTCCGTGGAAATTATCATCATTGCTTTGGGAGCCGTAGTGGGTGAACCGCTTATCAACCAAATTATTATTGTCACTTTTATTGCCATTTTGGCCACTGTTGGGGTCTATGGTATTGTTGCGCTGATTGTTAGAATGGACGAAGCTGGCTATAAGCTCATGGCCAGGAGCCAAAAGAAATCAGGTTTTATTTTTGGACTTGGAAAAGCATTGGTAAGTGCACTTCCTTTGGTCATCAAAGCTTTAGGATTTATCGGCACCTTGGCTTTGCTATTGGTTGCTGGAGGAATCTTCACTCACAGTATTGAATTTCTCCACCATTTCGCCCCTAGCATCCCCGCTTTCATCAAAGATTTTGTAACAGGACTTATTATAGGTTTCATTGCCTTAATGGTTTATAAGCTGATCAAAAAAATCATTGGTAAATAA
- a CDS encoding NAD-dependent succinate-semialdehyde dehydrogenase gives MKSINPYTGKLLKEFQEHTDQEVEEAIQHGQQAYLKWRNIPLSDRCELMKKAGMVLRNNQDKYAKIISLEMGKVITESKAEVEKCAWVCEYYAEKAEEFLSDEPIDLPDQKKAKVVYNPLGVILAVMPWNFPFWQVFRFAAPNLTAGNTGLLKHASNVPQCALAIEEVFTEAGFPKSVFQTLLIGSDKVEKIIDHPHVKAVTLTGSEKAGQKIASQAGKHIKKTVLELGGSDPFIVLKDADIEEAAKVAAKGRMINFGQSCIAAKRFIIEEPVYDAFIEAFKSHIASYSQGDPLDENAGYACMARPDLAEELYKQVKSSIEKGAEVILEGMKPETGKAFFKPYILGNLTPEMPAYKEELFGPVASVFKVKDENEAISLANDSDFGLGSALWTKDPEKADRLSRQIESGAVFINSIVASNPHLPFGGIKNSGYGRELAENGIKEFMNIKTVYIG, from the coding sequence ATGAAATCGATCAATCCTTACACTGGTAAGCTTTTAAAAGAATTTCAAGAACATACAGATCAGGAAGTTGAAGAAGCTATCCAGCATGGACAACAGGCCTACCTCAAATGGAGAAATATTCCCCTCTCTGACCGCTGCGAACTGATGAAAAAGGCAGGAATGGTCCTACGAAATAATCAGGATAAGTACGCCAAAATTATCAGCCTTGAAATGGGAAAGGTCATTACTGAGTCCAAAGCTGAAGTAGAAAAATGTGCATGGGTTTGTGAATACTACGCTGAAAAGGCAGAGGAATTCCTGTCTGATGAGCCTATTGATCTTCCAGACCAGAAAAAGGCCAAGGTTGTCTATAACCCTTTGGGCGTAATTTTAGCCGTCATGCCCTGGAACTTCCCCTTTTGGCAGGTGTTCAGATTTGCGGCTCCTAATCTTACTGCGGGAAATACAGGCCTCTTAAAACACGCTTCCAATGTGCCCCAATGTGCCTTAGCCATTGAAGAAGTATTTACTGAAGCGGGTTTTCCTAAGAGTGTTTTTCAGACCTTATTGATCGGTTCTGATAAAGTAGAAAAAATCATTGACCATCCTCATGTCAAAGCCGTCACTTTAACAGGAAGTGAAAAAGCTGGACAAAAAATAGCTTCCCAAGCTGGAAAGCACATCAAAAAAACTGTATTGGAGCTTGGTGGCAGTGACCCTTTTATAGTACTCAAGGATGCTGATATTGAGGAAGCTGCCAAGGTGGCCGCCAAAGGTAGAATGATCAACTTTGGCCAAAGCTGTATTGCTGCCAAACGATTTATCATAGAAGAGCCTGTCTATGATGCCTTTATTGAAGCCTTTAAATCTCATATTGCATCCTACTCCCAAGGAGATCCTTTGGACGAAAATGCTGGATATGCCTGCATGGCCAGACCAGATTTAGCGGAAGAACTTTATAAACAAGTAAAGTCCTCCATTGAGAAAGGAGCAGAAGTTATTTTAGAAGGTATGAAGCCGGAGACAGGAAAGGCTTTCTTCAAGCCTTACATTCTTGGTAATTTAACTCCTGAAATGCCTGCCTACAAAGAGGAACTTTTTGGACCAGTTGCTTCTGTGTTTAAGGTAAAAGATGAAAACGAAGCCATTTCTTTGGCAAACGATTCTGATTTTGGGCTTGGTTCCGCCCTATGGACAAAAGACCCTGAAAAAGCGGATCGGCTTTCTAGGCAAATTGAATCTGGAGCAGTATTTATCAACTCCATAGTGGCTTCAAACCCACATTTACCATTTGGTGGGATCAAAAATTCCGGTTATGGCCGTGAGTTGGCAGAAAACGGCATCAAAGAATTCATGAACATCAAAACTGTCTACATCGGTTAA
- a CDS encoding pyruvate dehydrogenase complex E1 component subunit beta encodes MRIIQFREALREAMSEEMRRDKNVFLMGEEVAEYNGAYKVTQGMLDEFGPERVYDTPISELGFAGLGVGAGMNGLRPIIEFMTFNFSLVAIDQIINSAAKMYAMSGGQYNVPVVFRGPTGNAGQLGATHSSNFENWFANTPGLKVVVPSNPYDAKGLLKAAIRDDDPVIFMESELMYSDKGEVPEGEYLLPIGVADIKRKGSDVTIVSFGKIMKVALEAAEELSKDGIEAEVIDLRTVRPIDYATVYESVKKTNRCVVVEEANPISSLATDIAFNVQKNMFDHLDAPVLRVNSMDIPLSYSPTYIEATLPNVKRTIEAVKQVTYTK; translated from the coding sequence ATGAGAATAATACAATTTAGAGAAGCATTAAGAGAGGCCATGTCCGAAGAAATGAGACGCGATAAGAACGTGTTTCTCATGGGAGAGGAAGTGGCTGAATACAATGGAGCCTACAAAGTAACCCAAGGCATGTTAGATGAATTTGGACCAGAAAGGGTTTATGACACCCCTATCTCAGAACTTGGCTTTGCCGGTTTGGGAGTTGGTGCTGGAATGAACGGTCTGAGACCGATCATTGAATTCATGACTTTCAACTTTTCTTTGGTGGCTATTGACCAAATCATCAATTCTGCAGCAAAGATGTATGCCATGTCAGGTGGTCAATACAATGTACCTGTAGTCTTTAGAGGCCCTACTGGTAATGCAGGTCAGCTGGGTGCTACCCACTCTTCTAACTTCGAAAATTGGTTTGCCAACACTCCTGGTCTTAAAGTAGTGGTTCCTAGTAATCCTTACGATGCCAAAGGACTTTTAAAAGCTGCAATCAGAGATGATGATCCAGTTATTTTTATGGAGTCTGAATTGATGTATTCTGACAAAGGAGAAGTTCCTGAGGGAGAATATTTACTTCCAATTGGAGTAGCAGACATCAAGAGAAAAGGCAGTGACGTAACCATCGTTTCTTTTGGTAAAATCATGAAAGTAGCTTTGGAAGCTGCTGAAGAATTGTCCAAAGATGGCATCGAAGCAGAAGTGATTGATTTGAGAACAGTGAGGCCAATCGATTATGCTACTGTATATGAATCTGTGAAAAAGACCAATAGATGCGTGGTAGTGGAAGAAGCAAATCCAATTTCCTCTTTGGCTACTGATATCGCATTCAATGTTCAGAAAAACATGTTCGATCATCTGGATGCTCCAGTATTAAGGGTCAATTCAATGGATATTCCTTTGAGCTACTCTCCTACATATATCGAAGCAACCCTTCCAAACGTAAAAAGAACAATTGAAGCTGTAAAGCAAGTTACTTATACTAAATAA